A genomic window from Litoreibacter janthinus includes:
- a CDS encoding rRNA large subunit pseudouridine synthase E yields the protein MSRVILFNKPYGVLSQFTDGQARATLSDYIDIPKVYAAGRLDRDSEGLLVLTDDGKLQARIAHPKFKSAKTYLVQVEGLPEQAAIAALRNGVVLKDGRTRPAKVEQVEAPDWLWPRDPPVRVRKTVPDSWLRLSITEGRNRQVRRMCAAVGHPCLRLIRVQVGDWSLEGIEQGHWRDA from the coding sequence ATGTCTCGGGTCATCCTTTTCAACAAACCATATGGGGTTCTGTCGCAATTCACCGACGGGCAGGCGCGCGCAACCCTGTCAGATTACATCGATATTCCAAAAGTTTATGCCGCAGGGCGCCTTGATCGCGACAGTGAGGGCCTGTTGGTTCTGACCGATGACGGCAAGTTGCAGGCGCGCATTGCACATCCCAAGTTCAAATCTGCCAAAACCTATCTGGTTCAGGTTGAGGGACTTCCCGAGCAAGCTGCGATCGCCGCTTTGCGTAATGGTGTCGTGCTGAAGGACGGGCGCACGCGCCCCGCGAAGGTGGAACAGGTGGAAGCCCCAGACTGGCTCTGGCCGCGTGACCCGCCTGTGCGGGTGCGAAAGACTGTGCCCGACAGCTGGCTGCGCCTCAGCATCACCGAGGGGCGCAACCGCCAAGTGCGTCGTATGTGCGCCGCTGTGGGCCACCCGTGCTTGCGTCTGATCCGCGTGCAAGTGGGGGACTGGTCGCTGGAGGGGATTGAGCAAGGGCACTGGCGCGATGCGTGA
- a CDS encoding SGNH/GDSL hydrolase family protein, which produces MRDAAVKLALLPILAAQGWRARTTARQLPEPDGPREGIVGQGPELRLLILGDSSAAGVGVAHQRDAITGHLTRTLAETRKVHWRLNAVSGATTAATLARLSAEETGPFDMAVTALGVNDVTKGATLRRWLGHQRELCERLQQEFGCTQVFVSGMPPIGSFPLLPDPLRWVLAEQGRRWDRALIKMLDGMDGCYHVKAAESLEPHQMSKDGFHPGPEVYEMWAAAIFDQMRPYL; this is translated from the coding sequence ATGCGTGACGCGGCCGTCAAGCTGGCCTTGCTGCCGATTCTGGCGGCCCAAGGCTGGCGCGCCCGCACGACAGCGCGTCAGTTGCCCGAACCTGATGGCCCGCGCGAGGGCATCGTCGGGCAAGGCCCTGAGCTGCGTTTGCTGATCCTTGGCGATAGCTCCGCCGCAGGGGTTGGCGTGGCCCATCAGCGGGACGCCATAACGGGCCATCTGACGCGAACGCTGGCCGAAACGCGCAAGGTCCATTGGCGACTGAATGCGGTGAGCGGGGCGACCACAGCGGCGACCTTGGCCCGATTATCCGCAGAGGAAACCGGCCCTTTCGACATGGCCGTAACTGCGCTTGGGGTCAATGACGTGACCAAAGGGGCCACGCTGCGGCGCTGGCTGGGGCATCAGCGTGAGCTGTGTGAGCGGCTTCAGCAGGAATTCGGCTGCACACAAGTGTTCGTTTCAGGGATGCCGCCGATCGGATCTTTTCCACTGCTGCCGGATCCGCTTCGCTGGGTTCTGGCGGAGCAGGGGCGTCGCTGGGACCGTGCATTGATCAAAATGCTCGACGGGATGGACGGATGCTATCATGTGAAGGCGGCCGAAAGCCTAGAGCCACATCAGATGTCTAAGGACGGGTTTCACCCCGGACCGGAGGTTTACGAGATGTGGGCAGCGGCCATCTTCGACCAGATGCGTCCGTATCTGTAA
- a CDS encoding fatty acid desaturase — protein MFQDPNAPEALTLPAGAPAKVWIRHLAKYRDPDPVRSGFELAVTLLPFVAIWAAAWAMLSVSYWLAVALALVNGLFLVRIFCIQHDCGHGSFFSNSTLGDWVGRALGVLTITPYDVWRRSHAIHHGAAGNLDARGMGDIDTLTVAEYEARSWFGRLKYRAYRHPITLFLVGPAFVFFFEQRLPVGHMRDGAKYWVSAMGTNVGIAIALGLIVWFGGIMPLLLVFVPSTMMAAALGVWLFYVQHQFEETHWDHKEHWQVHEAALHGSSHYILPPVLAWFSANIGIHHVHHLYSRIPFYRLPEVLKDHEQLAEANRLTIRESIKTVGLQLWDEKNRRLLSFRDARRARLAAT, from the coding sequence ATGTTCCAAGACCCCAACGCGCCCGAGGCGCTCACCCTGCCTGCTGGCGCCCCTGCCAAAGTTTGGATTCGCCATCTGGCGAAGTACCGCGATCCTGATCCGGTGCGCTCTGGGTTCGAGTTGGCGGTGACGCTGTTGCCGTTCGTCGCGATTTGGGCTGCCGCTTGGGCGATGTTGTCGGTCAGCTACTGGCTTGCTGTGGCACTTGCGCTGGTCAACGGGCTGTTTCTGGTTCGCATCTTCTGTATTCAGCACGATTGCGGGCATGGGTCATTCTTTTCCAATTCAACGTTGGGCGACTGGGTCGGACGGGCTTTGGGCGTACTTACCATTACGCCGTATGATGTCTGGCGCCGCAGCCACGCGATCCATCACGGGGCCGCAGGTAACCTTGATGCGCGTGGGATGGGCGATATCGACACTCTGACCGTGGCCGAATACGAGGCCCGCAGCTGGTTCGGACGTTTGAAATACCGCGCCTATCGTCACCCGATTACGCTGTTTTTGGTTGGACCCGCCTTCGTGTTCTTCTTCGAGCAGCGCCTACCCGTAGGTCACATGCGCGATGGCGCGAAATACTGGGTGTCCGCGATGGGCACTAACGTTGGCATCGCCATTGCCCTTGGCTTGATCGTCTGGTTTGGCGGCATCATGCCATTGTTGCTTGTCTTCGTTCCCTCGACCATGATGGCCGCTGCCCTTGGCGTTTGGTTGTTCTACGTCCAGCACCAATTCGAAGAAACGCATTGGGATCACAAAGAACACTGGCAGGTCCACGAAGCGGCCCTCCATGGCTCTTCCCACTATATCCTGCCTCCAGTGTTGGCATGGTTCTCGGCCAATATCGGCATCCACCATGTGCACCATCTTTATTCCCGCATCCCGTTTTATCGTCTGCCCGAAGTGCTCAAAGACCATGAGCAACTGGCAGAGGCGAACCGCCTGACGATCCGCGAAAGCATCAAAACCGTTGGGCTGCAATTGTGGGATGAGAAAAACCGCCGCCTGCTGTCCTTCCGTGACGCGCGTCGCGCCCGTTTGGCTGCAACGTAA
- a CDS encoding CvpA family protein: MEGFTIIDGVAAGVIVISAILAYSRGLVREALSIVGWVAAAVVAYIFAPQAVPLAKEIPYLNTLIEGCEPATITAFALVFAVALVVVSIFTPILSGAVQRSVLGGLDQGLGFLFGVARGALLVVVAFVIYDRVVADQAIPMVDDSRTAKVVAQMSGSVDEVIPTDAPGWIVGTYEDLISHCTETTGQSDA, translated from the coding sequence ATGGAAGGTTTCACGATTATTGACGGCGTCGCCGCTGGGGTCATCGTCATCTCGGCGATTCTCGCCTATTCGCGCGGTCTGGTCCGCGAGGCACTGTCGATTGTAGGCTGGGTCGCGGCTGCGGTCGTTGCTTATATCTTTGCCCCGCAAGCCGTTCCCCTTGCAAAAGAAATTCCCTATCTCAACACGCTGATCGAAGGCTGCGAGCCGGCGACGATCACCGCTTTCGCGCTGGTCTTTGCTGTGGCGCTGGTCGTCGTGTCGATCTTCACCCCGATCCTGTCGGGCGCTGTGCAGCGCTCGGTGCTAGGCGGTCTGGACCAAGGTCTCGGCTTCCTGTTCGGCGTCGCGCGCGGGGCTCTGCTGGTGGTTGTGGCCTTTGTGATCTACGACCGCGTGGTTGCCGATCAGGCTATTCCGATGGTCGACGATTCGCGCACGGCCAAAGTCGTGGCACAGATGTCCGGCTCGGTTGACGAGGTGATCCCCACTGACGCCCCCGGCTGGATTGTGGGAACCTATGAAGATCTGATCAGCCACTGCACCGAAACAACTGGTCAATCTGACGCATAA
- the radA gene encoding DNA repair protein RadA, giving the protein MAKQPTHKCTECGAVHFKWSGQCDACNAWNSIVEEAPLSTGPGKKSLGAMRGKALELSDLNSKDDPPARTASGVTELDRVLGGGLVEASAILVGGDPGIGKSTLLLQAAARFARNGMHVIYVSGEESAEQIRMRAARLKLSESPVRLAAETNLRDILTTLDKERPKLVIIDSIQTMWSDQVDSAPGSVSQVRAACHELVTFAKRTGTAIILVGHVTKEGALAGPRVVEHMVDTVLYFEGERGHQFRILRAVKNRFGPSDEIGVFEMTGRGLAEVTNPSALFLSDRDKPAPGSVVFSGIEGSRPVLTEIQALVAPSPNPQARRTVVGLDSQRLATILAVLESRCGVPFAGLDVYLNVAGGMRVIEPAADLAVAAALLSAREDVSLPPESVVFGEISLSGALRQVTQAENRLKEASKLGFTSAIGPEQKKLPRVDGMTLRTMPDLATFVQELFGTDPAP; this is encoded by the coding sequence ATGGCAAAGCAACCAACCCACAAATGCACCGAATGCGGCGCGGTCCACTTCAAATGGTCCGGCCAATGTGACGCTTGCAACGCATGGAACTCCATCGTTGAGGAAGCCCCCTTGTCCACCGGGCCGGGCAAAAAATCCTTGGGGGCCATGCGAGGCAAGGCGTTGGAGCTGTCCGACCTAAATTCCAAGGACGATCCGCCCGCTCGGACTGCCTCTGGCGTGACCGAACTGGACCGCGTTTTGGGGGGCGGCTTGGTCGAAGCGTCTGCCATTCTGGTTGGCGGCGATCCAGGGATCGGCAAGTCCACTTTGCTGTTGCAGGCCGCAGCACGGTTCGCGCGCAACGGGATGCATGTGATCTATGTATCTGGCGAAGAGTCGGCAGAGCAAATCCGCATGCGCGCCGCCCGCCTGAAGCTGTCAGAAAGCCCAGTGCGACTGGCAGCCGAGACCAACCTGCGCGACATCCTCACCACCTTGGACAAAGAACGACCGAAGTTGGTGATCATCGATTCAATCCAAACAATGTGGTCCGATCAGGTGGACAGCGCGCCCGGCTCTGTCAGCCAAGTGCGGGCCGCCTGTCACGAGCTGGTCACCTTCGCCAAACGCACCGGCACGGCGATCATCCTTGTGGGCCACGTGACAAAGGAAGGCGCTTTGGCTGGCCCGCGCGTGGTCGAGCATATGGTGGACACCGTGCTGTATTTCGAGGGCGAGCGCGGCCATCAGTTCCGCATCCTGCGCGCGGTGAAGAACCGCTTTGGTCCCTCCGATGAGATCGGCGTGTTCGAAATGACAGGCCGCGGGTTGGCGGAAGTTACCAACCCCTCTGCCCTGTTCCTCAGTGATCGCGATAAACCCGCCCCCGGCTCGGTGGTGTTTTCCGGCATCGAGGGCTCCCGCCCCGTGCTGACCGAGATCCAAGCGCTCGTAGCTCCGTCGCCGAATCCCCAAGCGCGGCGCACGGTTGTCGGGCTGGACAGTCAGCGCTTGGCGACCATTCTGGCGGTGTTGGAATCACGTTGCGGAGTGCCGTTTGCAGGCTTGGATGTCTATTTGAACGTCGCTGGCGGCATGCGGGTGATTGAACCTGCCGCCGATCTGGCTGTTGCTGCGGCGCTACTTTCGGCCCGCGAGGACGTGTCTTTGCCCCCTGAATCCGTGGTTTTTGGTGAAATTAGCCTCTCAGGTGCGCTAAGGCAGGTCACACAGGCGGAAAACCGGTTGAAAGAGGCGTCCAAACTGGGCTTTACCTCCGCAATCGGCCCGGAGCAGAAAAAGCTGCCACGGGTAGACGGAATGACACTGCGCACGATGCCTGATCTGGCAACCTTCGTGCAGGAACTATTTGGCACCGATCCGGCGCCCTAG
- a CDS encoding paraquat-inducible protein A produces MFLKIANLSLLLLFPIAWVAPLLKAGLLPFFSLSEISVLTGIQTLWAKDVVLALIVTFFALVAPYLKTIGLALIQFRLASPRLLPAITLMGKLAMADIFLIALYIVLAKGVGVGRVETGWGLYLFTACVLASLAISFMSARK; encoded by the coding sequence ATGTTCTTGAAGATCGCCAATCTGTCGCTTCTGCTGCTGTTTCCGATTGCTTGGGTCGCCCCGCTTTTGAAGGCGGGGCTTTTGCCATTCTTTTCACTGTCGGAAATATCGGTGCTGACGGGCATTCAGACGCTTTGGGCCAAGGACGTCGTTCTGGCATTGATCGTGACCTTCTTCGCACTGGTTGCGCCCTATCTCAAAACCATCGGGCTGGCATTGATCCAATTCCGCCTCGCCTCTCCACGGCTGCTGCCCGCAATCACGTTGATGGGTAAGCTGGCAATGGCCGATATCTTCTTGATCGCGCTCTATATCGTGCTGGCCAAAGGCGTCGGTGTCGGGCGAGTGGAAACAGGCTGGGGGCTCTACCTGTTCACCGCCTGCGTTCTGGCATCGCTCGCCATATCCTTCATGAGTGCGCGCAAGTGA
- a CDS encoding DNA repair protein, which produces MTGANQTWLQLQQFFQRVALVAVILFSCVVVGATLAAAVGLAPWLSFTANYGETVVPYAGMVTQIFLAALAISLLFYLPSNRRILELEKSHRQFHISMEDVTRAYLTAHKADKEQLFSLSSEFDSVRERIMHLRDHPELHTLEPSVLEVAAQMSHESRNLAGVYSQEKVERARTFLRQRQREIEDYREQIAMAQQTCADLKRWSQQVNVEDSVVSAQMQRLEADLAEILPLIGYEMADAPEPENVVPLPKPKSSDKSAG; this is translated from the coding sequence ATGACTGGTGCAAACCAGACCTGGCTGCAGCTCCAGCAGTTTTTTCAACGCGTGGCCTTGGTCGCCGTTATCTTGTTTTCCTGCGTCGTTGTCGGTGCCACGCTTGCCGCAGCCGTGGGCTTGGCACCATGGCTCAGCTTTACCGCAAACTATGGCGAAACAGTTGTGCCTTATGCGGGCATGGTGACGCAGATATTCCTTGCGGCCCTCGCGATTTCGCTTTTGTTCTACCTTCCTTCGAACCGTCGCATCCTTGAGCTGGAAAAATCGCATCGTCAGTTCCATATCTCGATGGAAGATGTCACACGCGCCTATCTGACCGCCCACAAAGCGGACAAAGAACAGCTCTTCTCGCTGTCGTCAGAATTCGATTCCGTCCGCGAACGCATCATGCACCTTCGCGATCATCCAGAGCTTCACACGCTGGAACCCTCGGTTCTGGAAGTCGCCGCTCAGATGAGCCATGAGTCCCGCAATCTGGCTGGCGTCTATTCGCAAGAGAAAGTCGAACGCGCCCGCACCTTCCTGCGCCAACGTCAACGCGAGATCGAGGATTACCGCGAGCAGATCGCGATGGCCCAGCAAACCTGCGCCGACCTGAAGCGCTGGTCGCAGCAGGTCAATGTCGAAGACAGTGTGGTCTCGGCTCAGATGCAGCGGCTTGAGGCTGATCTGGCTGAAATCCTGCCACTGATCGGATACGAGATGGCCGACGCGCCAGAGCCGGAGAATGTCGTCCCTTTGCCCAAACCAAAATCCTCGGACAAGAGCGCAGGCTAA
- a CDS encoding ABC transporter ATP-binding protein — protein MIRFENVHKAFGSNRVLRGVNLHIPKGESMVIIGGSGTGKSVALKSVLGLVTPDSGTILVDGKDSTKGDHDAFLARFGMLFQGGALFDSLPVWQNVAFRLMRGSLKRPAEEARAIAVEKLRRVGLKEEVADRYPAELSGGMQKRVGLARAIAAEPEIIFFDEPTTGLDPIMAGVINDLIREIVVEMGATAMTITHDMSSVRAIADKVAMLHDGVIQWTGPVSDLDNSGDPYVAQFISGSAEGPIEAVR, from the coding sequence ATGATCCGGTTTGAAAACGTCCATAAAGCTTTTGGCTCCAACCGCGTGTTGCGCGGGGTGAACCTGCATATCCCTAAAGGGGAGAGCATGGTGATCATTGGCGGTTCAGGCACCGGTAAATCCGTGGCGCTGAAGTCAGTGTTGGGGCTGGTGACGCCTGATAGCGGCACCATTCTGGTCGACGGCAAAGATTCGACCAAAGGCGACCACGACGCCTTCCTCGCCCGGTTCGGGATGCTGTTCCAAGGAGGCGCCTTGTTCGACAGCCTCCCCGTTTGGCAGAACGTGGCCTTCCGCCTGATGCGCGGCTCGCTCAAACGCCCTGCCGAAGAAGCCCGCGCCATCGCCGTCGAGAAGCTGCGCCGCGTGGGACTTAAAGAAGAAGTGGCCGATCGCTACCCTGCCGAGCTGTCAGGCGGGATGCAGAAACGCGTGGGCCTCGCCCGTGCTATCGCCGCCGAGCCGGAAATCATCTTCTTCGACGAGCCGACCACAGGGCTAGACCCGATCATGGCTGGCGTGATCAATGATCTGATCCGCGAAATCGTGGTGGAGATGGGGGCGACCGCCATGACCATTACCCACGATATGTCCTCGGTCCGCGCCATCGCCGACAAGGTTGCGATGCTGCATGACGGGGTGATTCAGTGGACGGGTCCGGTCTCCGATCTGGATAACTCCGGCGACCCTTATGTCGCGCAATTCATCTCGGGCAGCGCCGAAGGGCCGATTGAAGCCGTCCGCTAG